A genome region from Arachidicoccus soli includes the following:
- a CDS encoding DUF5683 domain-containing protein, whose protein sequence is MHHFRTSLLFIFCLATSNLLWAQQTDSLRKAMAKETLLPVTPKNDTIDSKSIKAAADTIAEDAQKPTISLSQLKQKPKHTPQGATLRSLILPGLGQAYNHEYWKVPLAVAAVGIPIYLFINNNKEYKKARFAYSAVFNSLPISQGGNNDPSQISKMDPKFKTYYDYEVNQANGSQIFLTSVQSYRNQFRQYRDYSLLAILLGWGLNVADATVFGHLRDFDVSSDLSMHISPTYFQFTHTPGIAFSFTLK, encoded by the coding sequence CGGATTCATTACGCAAAGCAATGGCCAAAGAGACATTATTGCCTGTTACTCCAAAAAACGACACCATTGATAGCAAAAGCATAAAAGCAGCCGCAGACACAATTGCAGAAGATGCACAAAAGCCCACTATCAGTCTTTCTCAGCTTAAGCAGAAACCAAAGCACACTCCCCAGGGGGCAACATTAAGGTCCCTTATCTTACCGGGTTTAGGGCAGGCATATAACCACGAATATTGGAAAGTACCTCTGGCCGTGGCAGCCGTTGGTATACCTATTTATTTATTTATAAATAATAACAAAGAATATAAGAAAGCGCGTTTTGCCTACAGCGCGGTTTTTAATTCATTACCTATTTCCCAAGGGGGCAATAATGATCCTTCACAGATTTCCAAGATGGATCCTAAATTTAAGACCTATTACGATTATGAGGTTAATCAAGCCAATGGCAGCCAAATATTCTTAACCTCTGTACAATCGTATAGAAACCAGTTTAGGCAATATCGCGACTATTCACTCTTGGCTATTTTATTGGGTTGGGGTTTAAATGTTGCAGATGCAACTGTTTTCGGGCATTTACGAGACTTTGATGTAAGTTCAGACTTAAGTATGCATATAAGCCCAACTTATTTTCAATTTACGCATACACCTGGAATTGCATTTAGTTTCACATTGAAATAA
- a CDS encoding glucosaminidase domain-containing protein, which yields MRKFLLLSFSVMLCSSLFAQADKVIAYISQYKDIAMEEMIRTGVPASITLAQGILESGCGQSILARESNNHFGIKCKTEWTGGKVYHDDDARNECFRVYASAADSYRDHSNFLKNRPYYTDLFSLDPRNYTAWAYGLKKDGYATEKDYPKNLIHIIETYHLENYSDLALAKEKNPNAPAANYALNNTDTNKDITTNNLNATATVNSSDIPIPVHSEERKMRVAQTMVAMPSYPVSVFKINDAKVIYAPKGLSLMALADKQNISYHRLMELNDLKESDIISSGELIYLQKKSKKGKKEFYLSKYGETLKDVSDKEGVLLKKLEGYNHISSTEKLASNQKVYLRSDAPGAPKTIEE from the coding sequence ATGCGCAAATTCCTTTTGCTGTCTTTCTCTGTAATGCTTTGTTCATCATTATTTGCACAAGCCGATAAAGTAATTGCCTATATCAGTCAATATAAAGATATTGCCATGGAAGAGATGATACGCACAGGTGTTCCGGCATCCATTACGCTGGCGCAGGGCATATTGGAATCTGGTTGCGGCCAAAGCATTTTAGCAAGGGAATCGAATAATCATTTTGGGATTAAATGTAAAACGGAATGGACTGGCGGGAAAGTTTATCATGATGATGATGCGCGTAATGAATGTTTTCGGGTATATGCTTCAGCAGCAGATTCTTATCGCGACCATTCCAATTTTTTAAAAAACCGTCCCTATTATACAGATTTATTCTCTCTTGACCCGCGTAATTATACGGCCTGGGCTTATGGCCTAAAGAAAGATGGCTATGCGACGGAGAAAGATTATCCTAAAAATCTGATACATATTATTGAAACATATCATCTCGAAAATTATTCCGATCTTGCTTTAGCAAAAGAAAAAAATCCGAATGCCCCGGCCGCAAATTATGCCTTGAATAATACAGATACAAATAAGGATATTACTACAAATAATTTAAATGCTACGGCGACTGTCAATTCCTCCGATATTCCCATTCCTGTGCACTCAGAAGAAAGAAAAATGCGCGTGGCACAAACAATGGTGGCGATGCCTTCTTATCCAGTTTCGGTTTTTAAGATTAATGATGCAAAAGTTATTTATGCCCCCAAGGGTCTATCTTTAATGGCTTTGGCTGATAAGCAGAATATAAGTTATCACAGATTGATGGAATTAAATGACCTTAAAGAGTCGGATATTATTTCTTCGGGTGAATTGATTTATTTACAAAAGAAATCTAAGAAAGGAAAGAAAGAATTTTACCTGTCTAAATATGGTGAAACATTAAAAGATGTTTCAGACAAGGAAGGTGTATTGCTGAAAAAGTTGGAAGGATATAACCACATTTCATCTACTGAAAAGTTAGCTTCTAACCAAAAAGTTTACTTAAGAAGTGATGCGCCAGGTGCCCCGAAAACGATCGAAGAGTAA
- a CDS encoding LOG family protein encodes MISSVAIFCGSQNGKNPIYLQHAKTLGTLLAQNNIHIVYGGGNAGIMGAIANSCLDNGGQVTGIIPRMLVEKEHAHTQLSQIHIVEDMHTRKQMMYSLCEAILILPGGNGTLDEMFETITWNVLNIHNKRIILLNTAGFYDALIKHMEIMRQEGFLYTPNKVILCNSPEEIIERLKLTRD; translated from the coding sequence ATGATTTCATCTGTTGCTATCTTTTGTGGCTCTCAAAATGGTAAAAACCCCATCTATTTGCAGCATGCAAAAACATTGGGAACATTACTCGCTCAAAATAATATTCATATTGTATATGGCGGTGGAAATGCTGGAATAATGGGTGCTATAGCCAATTCATGTTTAGATAATGGGGGACAGGTTACGGGCATTATTCCCAGGATGCTGGTAGAAAAAGAACACGCACATACACAACTATCCCAAATTCATATTGTGGAAGACATGCATACACGCAAGCAAATGATGTATAGTTTATGTGAAGCGATTTTAATCTTGCCGGGAGGGAACGGTACGCTGGACGAGATGTTTGAAACGATTACCTGGAACGTGTTGAATATCCACAATAAGCGAATTATCCTGCTCAACACTGCCGGATTTTATGATGCATTGATAAAGCACATGGAAATAATGCGTCAAGAAGGTTTTCTTTATACGCCTAACAAAGTTATCCTTTGTAATTCCCCGGAAGAAATTATAGAGAGGCTTAAACTTACCAGAGATTAA
- a CDS encoding FAD-binding oxidoreductase has translation MISAELFQNFKTIIGETNVFADEETLQHYSHDETERLSYLPAVVLKPRTAEEISAILKLCNQHKIPVTPRGAGTGLSGGALANYGGVLISVERMNEILDIDERNLQVTTEPGVITEVLQDAVKEKGLFYPPDPNSKGSCFIGGNIAENSGGPKAVKYGVVKDYVLNLEVVLPTGEIIWTGCNVLKNATGYNLTQLIVGSEGTLGIVTKIVLKLIPFPKYDLLMLAPFASVEKASEAVSAIFRAGFTPSAMELVEINALKITSKLLGSHVVPVNDDIEAHLIIEVDGNNMDVLMQEMEAIATLLQDFEAGEIFFADDAQQKEELWKIRRRAAEAVKLVGYTIEEDTVVPRAELPKLIKGVKALGVQYDFDVVCYGHAGDGNLHIRIRKEGIPNSFENPEMTAILEELFKLVDELGGTISAEHGIGLIQKRYMPIVFNEVQLNLMRGIKKTFDPNNILNAGKIFDL, from the coding sequence ATGATTTCAGCAGAACTTTTTCAAAACTTCAAAACCATCATTGGTGAAACGAATGTATTTGCCGATGAAGAAACGCTTCAGCATTATTCACATGACGAGACTGAACGCTTGTCTTATTTGCCTGCTGTGGTATTAAAACCGCGTACAGCAGAAGAAATAAGTGCGATTTTAAAATTATGCAACCAACACAAAATACCTGTAACACCAAGAGGTGCGGGTACAGGTTTAAGCGGAGGTGCATTGGCCAATTATGGTGGAGTATTAATATCTGTTGAGAGAATGAATGAGATTTTGGATATAGATGAACGCAATTTACAGGTAACCACCGAACCAGGCGTTATTACAGAAGTGTTGCAAGATGCTGTAAAAGAAAAGGGCTTATTTTATCCTCCCGATCCCAACAGTAAAGGCTCATGCTTTATTGGCGGCAATATAGCTGAAAACAGCGGCGGACCGAAAGCAGTAAAATATGGGGTGGTAAAAGATTATGTATTGAACCTTGAAGTGGTTTTACCTACCGGAGAAATTATTTGGACGGGTTGCAATGTTTTAAAAAATGCAACAGGTTACAATCTTACCCAATTGATTGTGGGGAGTGAGGGTACACTTGGCATCGTTACAAAAATTGTTTTAAAATTAATTCCTTTTCCGAAATATGACCTGTTGATGCTGGCACCCTTTGCATCTGTAGAAAAAGCAAGTGAAGCCGTAAGCGCTATCTTCCGCGCAGGTTTTACACCCAGTGCTATGGAATTGGTAGAAATTAATGCATTGAAGATTACCAGCAAACTGTTAGGCAGTCACGTGGTTCCTGTAAACGATGACATCGAAGCGCATCTTATCATTGAGGTAGACGGCAACAATATGGACGTGCTCATGCAGGAGATGGAAGCTATCGCAACCCTTTTACAAGATTTTGAAGCAGGGGAAATATTTTTTGCAGATGATGCACAACAGAAAGAAGAACTTTGGAAAATACGTCGCAGAGCAGCTGAAGCTGTAAAGCTGGTAGGGTACACAATTGAAGAAGATACGGTGGTACCTCGTGCAGAACTTCCCAAATTAATAAAGGGCGTAAAAGCATTGGGCGTTCAATACGACTTTGACGTAGTCTGCTATGGTCATGCCGGGGACGGCAATTTACATATTCGTATTAGGAAAGAAGGCATTCCCAATAGTTTCGAAAACCCGGAAATGACCGCTATTTTAGAAGAGCTTTTTAAACTGGTGGATGAACTTGGAGGGACAATCAGTGCAGAGCATGGCATTGGGCTTATTCAGAAAAGATATATGCCTATTGTTTTTAATGAAGTCCAATTAAACCTTATGCGCGGCATCAAAAAAACTTTTGACCCAAATAATATCTTAAACGCAGGGAAAATATTCGATTTATAA
- a CDS encoding type II toxin-antitoxin system RelE/ParE family toxin, which yields MDGFYAPSYKTTIDKLRVANKIEDLYPLKSLNYEKLSGDKKGLESVRVNDKYRIEFISSLEGEEPNTITICEIVELSNHYS from the coding sequence ATGGACGGGTTTTACGCTCCATCATATAAAACAACAATTGATAAATTAAGAGTTGCTAATAAAATTGAAGATTTGTATCCATTAAAAAGTTTGAATTATGAAAAATTAAGTGGCGATAAAAAAGGTTTGGAATCTGTTCGTGTTAATGATAAATATAGAATTGAATTTATTTCATCACTAGAAGGAGAAGAACCTAATACTATTACAATTTGTGAAATAGTCGAATTAAGTAATCATTATTCTTAA
- a CDS encoding RNA-guided endonuclease TnpB family protein yields the protein MLKAYKYCLLPTEEQKQQLAKFFGSCRFVFNLGLETKMQAWTTARKHLTCIDLANQMKELKDTEATWLQECPSQTLQMSLRNLDNAYTQFFKGGGFPKFKSKHRKQSIQFPQGVKTDFENSIIFLPKLKNVTCIFHRQFKGEIKTVTVSRTSTGKYFVSILVENQKQLPKKKPVMQKTTVGIDMGVKTFATLSDGTTFDNPKHLRNNLRRLRVEQRKLSRRFKRGAKEQSKNFLKQKLVVAKLHEHIKNQREDYLHKASTHIIRSYNSICLEDLNIKGMMQNEKIALAIGEVGWHKFKTMLEYKAEWYGKNILYIGRFQPSSKLCSHCGHIFKELSLKDRSWTCQSCGTHHERDENAALNIKTFGLRIKPSTVNVSH from the coding sequence ATGCTCAAAGCCTACAAATATTGCCTCCTGCCTACCGAAGAACAAAAGCAACAACTGGCTAAGTTCTTTGGTAGCTGTCGTTTTGTTTTCAATCTTGGACTGGAAACAAAAATGCAAGCATGGACTACCGCACGTAAGCATTTAACCTGTATAGACCTTGCGAACCAGATGAAGGAACTGAAAGACACCGAAGCAACATGGTTGCAGGAGTGCCCTTCACAAACGCTTCAAATGAGTTTGAGAAACTTAGACAATGCCTACACCCAATTCTTTAAAGGTGGCGGCTTCCCTAAGTTTAAATCAAAGCATCGCAAACAATCCATACAGTTTCCGCAAGGTGTGAAAACAGACTTTGAGAACAGTATCATCTTCCTCCCGAAGCTGAAAAATGTAACCTGTATTTTTCATCGCCAATTTAAAGGCGAGATTAAAACAGTAACCGTTTCCAGGACTTCAACAGGCAAATACTTCGTAAGCATACTGGTTGAGAACCAAAAGCAGTTGCCGAAGAAAAAACCTGTAATGCAGAAAACAACCGTTGGAATAGATATGGGCGTGAAAACTTTTGCTACCCTTTCAGACGGAACAACCTTTGACAATCCAAAGCATCTAAGAAATAATCTTAGAAGGCTTCGGGTAGAACAAAGAAAGTTGAGCCGTAGATTTAAAAGGGGTGCGAAGGAGCAAAGCAAAAACTTCCTGAAACAAAAACTGGTAGTTGCTAAACTTCACGAGCACATCAAAAACCAACGTGAGGACTACTTACACAAAGCAAGTACGCACATCATTCGTTCTTACAACAGCATTTGCCTTGAAGATTTAAACATCAAAGGCATGATGCAAAACGAAAAAATTGCCCTTGCTATTGGTGAAGTAGGATGGCACAAATTCAAAACGATGCTGGAATACAAAGCCGAATGGTACGGAAAGAATATCCTGTACATCGGCAGGTTTCAACCATCGTCCAAATTGTGTTCACATTGCGGACATATTTTCAAAGAACTAAGTTTGAAGGACAGGTCTTGGACTTGTCAATCATGCGGCACTCATCACGAAAGAGATGAAAATGCCGCTTTGAATATTAAAACATTCGGGCTTCGGATAAAGCCTTCAACCGTTAACGTGAGCCATTAG
- the tnpA gene encoding IS200/IS605 family transposase, whose amino-acid sequence MSQKSNYQSTNRSKHYLKCHLIFVCKYRKAMLVGQLNDDVKRIFLSIAENSDFEIEVMETDTDHVHFLIRYIPRLSIVQIVRRLKQESTRQLWLLHGKILRKQYWYQKLLWSDGYFVCSIGEASPETVRQYILSQG is encoded by the coding sequence ATGTCTCAAAAATCTAACTACCAGTCCACCAATCGTTCAAAGCACTACTTAAAATGCCATCTCATTTTTGTTTGTAAGTACCGTAAGGCAATGCTTGTCGGTCAGCTTAATGATGATGTTAAGCGTATCTTTCTCTCTATCGCTGAAAATTCAGATTTTGAAATTGAAGTGATGGAGACAGATACAGACCATGTACATTTCCTTATTCGCTACATTCCTCGCCTGTCTATTGTGCAAATTGTTCGCAGGTTAAAGCAGGAAAGCACTCGTCAGTTGTGGTTGCTGCATGGCAAAATACTCCGTAAGCAATATTGGTATCAGAAATTACTTTGGTCGGATGGCTATTTCGTTTGTTCCATTGGTGAAGCATCACCTGAAACAGTCAGGCAATACATCCTTTCACAAGGTTAA
- a CDS encoding HigA family addiction module antitoxin, translating into MATNTIIPFEATHPGTLIKDELEVRDHITQKDLAMLLGVKPSFLNEIIKGKRPITADIAILLEKALDISADYWMRFQSQYEIDLAKIKKKNINKIKLIEIWSIITKYIPVKYFSKKGYLSEDISSNISIIQEIYSVQSIDGFVKKFAEKKFAFFKKSEKLQIDEKNMIAWTSLVEYEADKKETNTFHFENLPHLNRELQEIFFKNNNVMDLVEKKLSQYGIKFLLIDKLEKTPIV; encoded by the coding sequence ATGGCAACAAATACAATCATACCATTTGAAGCAACACATCCAGGAACACTTATTAAAGACGAATTAGAAGTTAGGGATCACATTACCCAAAAAGACTTAGCTATGCTATTAGGCGTAAAGCCTTCATTTTTAAATGAAATAATTAAAGGGAAAAGACCTATTACAGCAGACATTGCAATTTTGCTTGAAAAAGCACTTGATATCTCAGCGGATTATTGGATGAGATTTCAATCACAATATGAGATTGATTTAGCTAAAATAAAGAAGAAAAATATAAACAAAATTAAGCTAATTGAAATTTGGAGTATTATTACTAAGTATATTCCTGTAAAATATTTTAGTAAAAAAGGATATCTATCTGAGGATATTTCATCAAACATCTCTATAATACAAGAAATATATTCTGTACAATCTATTGATGGCTTTGTAAAGAAATTTGCAGAAAAGAAATTTGCTTTTTTTAAGAAAAGTGAGAAGTTACAAATTGATGAAAAAAATATGATTGCTTGGACATCTCTTGTAGAATATGAGGCAGACAAAAAAGAAACAAATACTTTTCATTTTGAAAATTTACCTCATTTAAATAGAGAATTACAAGAAATATTTTTCAAAAACAATAATGTTATGGATTTAGTTGAGAAAAAACTTTCTCAATATGGCATAAAATTTTTGTTAATTGATAAATTAGAAAAAACTCCAATTGTATAA
- the dapB gene encoding 4-hydroxy-tetrahydrodipicolinate reductase, with the protein MKIALIGYGKMGKAIEEIALSKGHEIVLKIHIDNTEAFTTEAIKNADVAIEFTSPETAAENIVKCIDAGVPVVSGSTGWLGQWNKVADFIQEKNGAFLYSSNYSVGVNLFFELNKYLAALMEPYNEYNVSLEEIHHTQKKDAPSGTAITLAEQVSQSIQSKKHWVNQPSENKEDLVILSERIDPAPGTHKIKYQSEIDDIEIIHTAHNRKGFAGGAVLAAEFLLGKTGIFTMKDVLFGEK; encoded by the coding sequence ATGAAAATAGCCTTAATAGGATATGGAAAAATGGGTAAAGCCATTGAAGAAATTGCGCTAAGTAAAGGACATGAAATTGTATTGAAAATACATATAGATAATACAGAAGCATTTACCACCGAAGCCATCAAAAATGCGGATGTAGCAATTGAGTTTACAAGTCCTGAAACGGCTGCAGAAAATATCGTAAAATGTATAGATGCAGGCGTGCCGGTTGTTTCAGGCTCTACCGGTTGGTTGGGCCAATGGAATAAAGTGGCCGATTTTATTCAAGAAAAAAATGGTGCTTTCTTATATAGCAGCAATTATAGTGTAGGGGTAAATTTGTTTTTTGAACTGAATAAATATCTTGCAGCATTAATGGAACCATACAATGAGTATAATGTATCGTTGGAAGAGATTCATCATACACAAAAGAAAGACGCTCCGAGTGGAACGGCTATAACGCTCGCAGAACAAGTATCGCAAAGCATTCAGTCAAAAAAACACTGGGTAAATCAGCCAAGCGAAAACAAAGAAGACTTAGTTATTCTTTCTGAAAGAATAGATCCGGCACCGGGTACACACAAAATTAAATATCAATCGGAAATTGACGATATAGAAATTATTCATACAGCGCACAACCGCAAAGGATTCGCCGGAGGTGCTGTGTTGGCAGCCGAATTCCTACTGGGCAAAACAGGTATTTTTACCATGAAAGATGTGCTTTTTGGAGAGAAATAA
- a CDS encoding DNA adenine methylase, with translation MKKYNQAPLPFMGQKRKFLKQFKEKLQACPADGLYVDLFGGSGLLSRTVKDLYPNAKVVYNDFDNYRNRIKAIPGTNALIADIRILVAGLPKDKAIPIPIKDEILKRIKQDDECYAVDYITLSANLLFSMNYAISYVTLAKQPFYNVVRSGEYDAADYLEGLKIVSMDYLKLFEKYKKESNVIFLVDPPYLSTEAGSYKGNYWKLADYLNVLTVLNNHAYFYFTSNKSHIVELCNWMSTQTNYVNPFVGAFTSTTHQQMNYSSSYTDIMLFKTVSL, from the coding sequence ATGAAAAAATACAATCAAGCGCCATTACCATTTATGGGACAGAAAAGAAAGTTCTTAAAGCAGTTCAAAGAGAAATTGCAAGCTTGTCCGGCTGACGGCCTATATGTTGATTTATTTGGTGGCAGTGGCTTACTTAGCCGCACGGTTAAAGACTTGTACCCAAATGCCAAAGTAGTGTATAACGATTTTGATAATTACCGGAATAGAATAAAAGCTATTCCAGGCACAAATGCATTGATAGCCGACATTAGAATTTTAGTTGCTGGGCTGCCAAAAGACAAAGCCATTCCTATCCCAATAAAGGATGAGATATTGAAAAGAATAAAGCAAGATGATGAATGCTATGCAGTAGATTACATCACTCTTTCTGCTAATTTGCTTTTTAGTATGAACTATGCAATAAGCTATGTAACGCTTGCTAAGCAGCCGTTTTACAACGTTGTACGCAGTGGAGAATATGATGCAGCCGATTACTTAGAAGGCTTAAAAATCGTCTCAATGGATTATTTGAAACTGTTTGAGAAATATAAGAAGGAAAGTAATGTAATCTTCTTGGTTGATCCACCGTATTTATCAACTGAAGCAGGAAGTTACAAAGGGAACTACTGGAAGCTTGCAGACTACTTAAATGTGCTAACTGTGCTGAATAATCACGCTTATTTCTACTTTACCAGCAACAAAAGCCATATCGTTGAGTTGTGCAATTGGATGTCTACGCAGACGAATTACGTAAATCCTTTTGTGGGTGCATTCACCAGTACCACCCATCAACAGATGAATTATTCCAGTTCTTACACAGATATAATGTTGTTTAAAACTGTATCTTTATAA
- a CDS encoding O-methyltransferase produces MDLINELAENYAAAYTSPEEALLQRINDETYATHAQPHMLSGHVQGRVLSFFSKMIQPKYILEIGTFTGYSALCLAEGLRNDGELHTIELREEDAILSQKNFDSSIYKNKIYLHNGNALEILPKLNYKWDLVFIDADKDNYIHYYELVINQLNDNGIILADNVLFHGQVLEEKIKGKNALAIDAFNKHVAEDHRCEQVLLTVRDGLLLIKKKK; encoded by the coding sequence ATGGATTTGATAAATGAATTGGCAGAAAATTATGCCGCTGCTTATACTTCCCCTGAAGAAGCTTTACTGCAACGCATTAACGATGAAACCTACGCTACACACGCACAGCCACATATGTTGAGCGGCCATGTGCAAGGGAGAGTTTTATCTTTTTTTAGTAAAATGATACAGCCGAAATATATTTTAGAAATTGGTACTTTTACAGGATATAGCGCACTTTGCTTAGCAGAAGGGTTGCGAAACGATGGCGAATTGCATACGATAGAATTGAGAGAAGAAGATGCGATTCTTTCTCAAAAGAATTTTGATAGTAGTATTTATAAAAATAAAATATATTTGCATAATGGCAATGCGCTGGAAATATTGCCAAAGCTGAATTATAAATGGGACTTGGTTTTTATAGATGCTGACAAGGATAATTATATTCACTATTACGAATTGGTGATCAATCAATTAAATGACAATGGAATAATTTTAGCAGATAACGTACTCTTTCACGGACAGGTTTTGGAAGAAAAAATAAAAGGAAAGAATGCTTTAGCTATTGATGCTTTTAATAAACACGTAGCCGAGGATCATCGATGTGAACAGGTTTTACTTACCGTAAGAGACGGATTGTTGTTAATCAAAAAGAAAAAATAA
- a CDS encoding pentapeptide repeat-containing protein has translation MLKVVNTLFSDIDFKGSKMNGIKFETANPFVSFSFDNCLLNHSSFYKMKLRELKFVNCSLKGVDFTQADLKGVDFDNSDLLDALFDKTILENADLRTAINFAIDPSNNKVAKAKFSNSNLAGLLTKYNIKIEQ, from the coding sequence ATGTTAAAAGTGGTAAATACTTTATTCTCAGATATTGATTTTAAAGGATCTAAGATGAATGGTATTAAGTTTGAAACAGCTAATCCTTTTGTGTCTTTTAGTTTTGATAATTGCCTATTGAATCATTCATCTTTTTATAAAATGAAACTAAGGGAATTAAAGTTTGTCAATTGTTCCTTAAAGGGCGTAGATTTTACGCAAGCCGATTTAAAAGGGGTTGATTTCGATAACAGTGATTTGTTGGATGCTTTGTTTGATAAAACAATTTTAGAGAATGCAGACTTAAGAACTGCCATTAATTTCGCTATCGATCCGAGCAACAATAAAGTGGCAAAGGCAAAATTCTCGAACTCGAACCTTGCCGGGCTGCTGACAAAATATAATATTAAGATAGAGCAATGA
- the hpt gene encoding hypoxanthine phosphoribosyltransferase — protein MITIHNKNFVPYISEEAIKEKVKILAAQISKDYLGLNPLFIAILNGSFMFASDLFKELEIEAEISFIKLASYKGTKSTGHVLTAIGLDADINNRHVIILEDIVDTGKTLHSFLPQLHHSQPKSIKLATLLHKPEALLFPVNIDYLCFSIPNKFVVGYGLDFDNLGRNLKEIYQIEEA, from the coding sequence ATGATTACTATTCACAACAAGAATTTTGTTCCTTATATATCGGAAGAAGCTATTAAAGAGAAAGTAAAAATATTGGCAGCGCAGATATCTAAAGATTATCTTGGGCTGAATCCCCTGTTTATTGCCATTTTAAATGGTTCATTTATGTTTGCAAGTGATCTGTTTAAAGAGCTGGAAATAGAGGCGGAGATATCATTCATTAAATTAGCCTCTTATAAAGGCACCAAATCTACTGGTCATGTTTTAACGGCTATTGGCCTGGATGCCGACATCAATAATAGACATGTAATCATACTAGAGGATATTGTAGATACGGGGAAAACCCTGCATTCATTCCTCCCTCAATTACACCATTCGCAACCCAAATCTATTAAACTCGCGACCTTATTACATAAGCCGGAAGCCTTATTGTTTCCTGTTAATATTGATTATTTATGTTTCTCAATTCCGAATAAATTTGTCGTAGGTTATGGCTTGGATTTTGACAACCTAGGAAGGAACCTTAAAGAAATATATCAAATTGAAGAAGCCTAA